The Amycolatopsis coloradensis sequence GTGTTCGCACAAAAACTCGAGGCCGCCCGGCGCTAGCGTTTTTCGCTGCGCCGGCTCCTCCCCCGCGCTCGTGCGCCAGGAGGCCTCGCCGGAGTAGGCGANGCGTTTTTCGCTGCGCCGGACGGCCTCGTCTCCCCGGTCCCCACCGGTGGAACAAGTATGGGACTTGTCGATCTTTTCCCGCTAGCTCACTCACTCGATCGTGGGGCGCCGAGTTGCCGGTGCGGGGCTGGTGATCAACGATCCCTCGCAAGCCGCACCGGGTAGGTCGCGGATGCGCAGAGGAGGGAGTTCGCCGTGGGCGAGCAGCTGAAAGACGGTCTGGGACAAGCATGGAACCTTGTCGCCACCTTCGTGCCGAAATTGATCGGTTTCCTGATCATCCTGTTGATCGGCTGGCTGATCGCGAAAGCCGTGTCGAAGGCATTGGGACTGGTTCTGTCGAAGATCGGTTTCGGCAAGCTCATCGAGAAGACCGGACTCACCGGAACGCTCAAACAGGCGAATGTCGACGCGGGCGGGATCCTGGTCAAACTCGTGTACTACTTCATTCTCCTGATCGCGCTGCAGCTCGCGTTCGGCGTATTCGGTGAGAGCAATCCGGTCAGCGCGCTGCTCAACGACATCATCGCCTTCCTGCCGCGGATCCTGGTGGCACTGGTGCTGGTGATCGTCGCGGCCGCCGTCGCGAAGGTCGTCCGCGACCTGGTGACCGGAGCGCTGTCCACCCGGCCCGCGGGACGGCTGCTCGGGACGATCGCCTACTGGATGATCATGGCGTTCGGCATCATCGCCGCACTCGGCCAGGTGAACATCGCGACCGCGATCACCGGGCCGGTCCTGATCACCGTCCTCGCCACCATCGGCGGCGTGATCGTCGTCGGCTTCGGCGGCGGGCTGATCAAGCCGGCGCAGGACCGCTGGCAGGGCTGGCTGGCCACCCTGCAGGGCCAGCTGGAGGCCGGGGACGGCAAGCAGGAGGTCCGTTCGGAGCCGCCGACTTCGCCCGTGGGCATCGGTCGCGTAGATTCCTGAGCATCCGCGCGGGCCCGGTGATCGAGGAAGGCACCGGGCCCGCGTGGAGTCGAAAGGGCCCGTCGCCGCGGAACACGCGGTGGAGGGTCCTTTTTCGCACCCTGTGAGATCTCCTCAGCGTCCCTCGAGCCGCCCGCCTGTTCCACACCTCACACTCACTAGGGAATGGGGCCGGAACGGAGCATGTTGGAGCGGTAGACGGAGAGGGGTGCGGACGTGGACTTCCTGCTGCACAACGGTGTCACGGTGCTCGGACAATGGATCTCGTTCGCCGAGCTGGCGGGCCAGATCTTCGCGCTGGCCGTGGTCTTCCTGGCGCAACGTCGCACGTTGTGGACGTGGCCGGTCCAGGTCGGCGCCACCGTGCTGTTGTTCTCGGTCTACCTCTCCGCGCATCTCGGCGGGCTCGCGACCAGGCAGATCGCGATCCTCGCCATCTCGATCTACGGCTGGTGGGCCTGGTCCCGCCGCAGCGACCCGGTCTACGGCGTGGTCGTCCGCAAGGGCAGGCTCGGCGAGCGCCTGGCGATGATCGGCGCGTTCGCGATCGGCACCACCGCGATGGCGCTGGTCCTCGACGCGCTGAACGCCTCGTGGGCGCCATGGCCGGACGCCGCGATCTTCGTCGGCACGCTGGTCGCCTTCGCCGCGCAGGGCGCGGGTCTCGTCGAGTTCTGGCTGGTGTGGCTGGTCGTCGACGCGATCGGCGTGCCGCTTCAGCTCTCTTCGGGCCTGTACTTCTCCGCGGCGGTCTACATCGTGTTCGCCGGGCTGGTCGTGCACGGCTGGTGGAGCTGGAACCGCACCGCGAAGCAGGTCCGCACCGCGCCGTCCGGAGTCACCACGGCCTCTGCCTGACCCCGCGTTCCGTCCTCTGGATGCGGTAGTCGCCGATACGAACTACCGCATCCAGAGGACGAAATGCGTGCGGGTCAGCGCATGGTGGCGTGCGACGGCTTGAGGTCGGCGAGCGTGCGGACGCCCAGCAGCTGCATCGTCCGGACCATCTCGGCGCGCAGGATGTCCACGCACCGCTGAACGCCGCGCTCGCCCCCGGCCATCAGGCCGTAGAGGAACGCGCGCCCGATGAGCACCGCGTCCGCGCCGCGCGCGATCGCGGCCACGATGTCGCCACCGGAGAGGATGCCGGTGTCGACCCACACCTCCGCATCGCCCTGGATCTCGTCGAGAACCGCCGGGAGCAGTTCGATCGGTGTCGGCGCGCGGTCGAGCTGACGGCCGCCATGGTTGGACAGCAGCACCGCGTCGGCGCCGTGTTTGACCACGTCCCGCGCGTCGTCGACGTTCTGGATGCCCTTGACCACGAGCTTGCCCGGCCAGGTCTGGCGGACCCAGTCGAGGTCGTCGAAGTTCAGGGTCGGGTCGAAGAGCTGGTTGAGCAGTTCGGCGACCGTGCCGTCGAACTGACTCAGCGACGCGAAGGTCAGCGGCTCGGTGGTCAGCAGGTTGAACCACCACGCCGGATGCATCGCGCCGTCGACGAAGGTCTTGAGGGTGAGCGCGGGCGGGATGGTCAGCCCGTTGCGAACGTCGCGCAGCCGCGCGCCCGCGACCGGGGTGTCCACCGTCAGCATGAGCGTGTCGAACCCGGCGGCCCAGGCGCGATTCATCAGATCTTCGCCCGCCTTGTGGTCGCGCCAGACGTAGAGCTGGAACCACTTGCGGGCCTCGGGGGCAGCCGCCGCGAGATCTTCGATCGACGTCGTCGCCATCGTCGACAGGCCCATCGGGATGCCGTTGCGCTGTGCGACACGGGCCACCGCGGACTCGCCCTCGTGGTTCATCATGCGGGTGAACCCGGTCGGCGCGAACGCGAACGGCAGCTCCGAACGCTTGCCGAGGATCTCCTTGCCGGTGTCCACATCGGACACTCCGCGCAGGACGTTCGGGTGGAATTCGATGCTGCGGAAGGCCTGCCGGGCGCGGCGGAGGCTGTCTTCCAGCTCCGCGGCGCCGTCGGTGTAGTCGAACGCCGCCCGCGGCGTGCGCTTGCGGGCGAGCATCCGCAGGTCGGCGATCGTGTGCGCGCCCGCCAGCCGCCGGTCGGTCGGGTTGAGCAC is a genomic window containing:
- a CDS encoding mechanosensitive ion channel family protein; amino-acid sequence: MGEQLKDGLGQAWNLVATFVPKLIGFLIILLIGWLIAKAVSKALGLVLSKIGFGKLIEKTGLTGTLKQANVDAGGILVKLVYYFILLIALQLAFGVFGESNPVSALLNDIIAFLPRILVALVLVIVAAAVAKVVRDLVTGALSTRPAGRLLGTIAYWMIMAFGIIAALGQVNIATAITGPVLITVLATIGGVIVVGFGGGLIKPAQDRWQGWLATLQGQLEAGDGKQEVRSEPPTSPVGIGRVDS
- a CDS encoding nicotinamide mononucleotide transporter family protein, whose translation is MDFLLHNGVTVLGQWISFAELAGQIFALAVVFLAQRRTLWTWPVQVGATVLLFSVYLSAHLGGLATRQIAILAISIYGWWAWSRRSDPVYGVVVRKGRLGERLAMIGAFAIGTTAMALVLDALNASWAPWPDAAIFVGTLVAFAAQGAGLVEFWLVWLVVDAIGVPLQLSSGLYFSAAVYIVFAGLVVHGWWSWNRTAKQVRTAPSGVTTASA
- a CDS encoding alpha-hydroxy acid oxidase, with the protein product MTKRRLPKPSELKQILRPKPIVLNPTDRRLAGAHTIADLRMLARKRTPRAAFDYTDGAAELEDSLRRARQAFRSIEFHPNVLRGVSDVDTGKEILGKRSELPFAFAPTGFTRMMNHEGESAVARVAQRNGIPMGLSTMATTSIEDLAAAAPEARKWFQLYVWRDHKAGEDLMNRAWAAGFDTLMLTVDTPVAGARLRDVRNGLTIPPALTLKTFVDGAMHPAWWFNLLTTEPLTFASLSQFDGTVAELLNQLFDPTLNFDDLDWVRQTWPGKLVVKGIQNVDDARDVVKHGADAVLLSNHGGRQLDRAPTPIELLPAVLDEIQGDAEVWVDTGILSGGDIVAAIARGADAVLIGRAFLYGLMAGGERGVQRCVDILRAEMVRTMQLLGVRTLADLKPSHATMR